In Raphanus sativus cultivar WK10039 chromosome 5, ASM80110v3, whole genome shotgun sequence, the following proteins share a genomic window:
- the LOC108860340 gene encoding histidine-containing phosphotransfer protein 4 isoform X1, giving the protein MQRQVALIKKSLFDQGYLDEQFMELEELQDDANPNFVEEVATLYFKDSIRLINSIDQALERGSFDFNRLDNYMHQFKGSSTSIGASKVKTECTMFREYCRVGNAEGCLRIFQQVKKEHATLRKKLEHYFQLARQAGPKETARRSK; this is encoded by the exons ATGCAGAGGCAAGTGGCACTCATTAAGAAATCCCTCTTTGATCAG GGATATCTCGACGAACAGTTCATGGAGTTAGAAGAGCTCCAAGATGATGCAAACCCTAATTTTGTTGAAGAAGTTGCCACATTATATTTCAAAGATTCAATTAGATTAATCAATAGCATTGACCAAGCTCT GGAAAGAGGATCATTTGATTTCAATCGGCTGGATAACTACATGCATCAGTTTAAGGGCAGTAGCACTAG CATTGGTGCGAGTAAGGTGAAAACTGAATGCACTATGTTTAGGGAATACTGCAGAGTTGGAAACGCCGAAGG ATGCTTGAGGATTTTCCAGCAAGTGAAAAAAGAGCACGCAACGTTGAGAAAGAAGCTTGAACATTATTTCCAG TTGGCAAGACAGGCGGGGCCTAAGGAGACAGCACGTAGGTCcaagtaa
- the LOC108837389 gene encoding polyadenylate-binding protein 6, whose translation MCIHTHTHITTKDLSASLSSSPSSSRATMAAAIAKPEMQPQVNVQQSSTLASLYVGDLSPDVTEADLTAKFSLTVPVVSVHLCRNSVTGKSLRYAYVNFDSTITASNAMACLNHTDLKGKTMRIMWSQKDVAYRRRSGLGNLFVKNLDSSITSSCLERMFSPFGVILSCKVAEENGQSKGFGFVQFDTEQSAVAARLASHGSMVDGKKLFVAKFIKKGERAAMSGVNQEFTNVYVKNLVESVTEDYLHTMFSQCGTVSSVVVMRDGVGRSRGFGFVNFCHPENAKKAVETLNGRLLGPKKLFVGRALRKAERLEMLKQEHKGNFVAKFNVGWPKLYVKNLNGSMDETRLRDIFGRFGKIVSAKVVRDENGKSKGFGFVGFSTLDESKHAKRELHGFLVDGKSLVVRVAERKEDRFKRMQQYHRVRAHMQAPPVPAPVQPVPPQYYGVQPRNYTQALPVPSQAQPVPPSMSSPYGYLPQPFHIGAYYYPMATQLPQMMSHRNMTAYVPAGQAHLKEKRTVQLVYKRPGYNTLAKSGAKQKLVFKGQGDKTVEAGTCSTKAKTSAEKRKEVSSHLMAMLTPNRNAASESLAPLKVA comes from the exons atgtgtatacacacacacacacacataacgACGAAAGACCTCTCTGCTTCTCTCTCGTCTTCTCCCTCTTCCTCACGAGCAACCATGGCGGCGGCGATCGCGAAACCGGAAATGCAACCGCAAGTAAACGTCCAACAGTCCTCGACTCTCGCCTCGCTTTACGTCGGCGATCTTAGCCCCGACGTCACGGAGGCCGATCTCACCGCCAAATTCTCCTTGACTGTCCCCGTCGTCTCCGTCCATCTCTGCCGCAACTCCGTCACCGGAAAATCACTCCGTTACGCTTACGTCAACTTCGATTCAACCATCACCg CATCGAACGCTATGGCATGCTTGAACCACACTGATTTGAAAGGGAAGACGATGCGGATAATGTGGTCTCAGAAAGACGTTGCGTACCGTCGTCGTAGCGGATTGGGGAACCTCTTCGTTAAGAATCTCGACAGCTCCATCACCAGCAGTTGCTTGGAGCGGATGTTTAGTCCCTTTGGAGTCATACTTTCTTGCAAAGTCGCCGAGGAGAATGGCCAGAGTAAAGGCTTCGGTTTTGTTCAGTTCGATACAGAGCAATCCGCTGTTGCTGCTCGTCTTGCATCCCACGGCTCTATGGTTGATGGCAAGAAACT GTTTGTAGCGAAGTTTATTAAGAAAGGTGAAAGAGCAGCTATGTCTGGGGTGAATCAAGAGTTCACAAACGTTTATGTGAAGAATTTGGTGGAAAGTGTTACAGAGGATTATCTCCATACGATGTTTTCTCAATGTGGGACAGTCTCTAGTGTTGTGGTTATGAGGGATGGTGTGGGAAGATCAAGAGGTTTCGGGTTTGTCAACTTCTGTCATCCAGAGAATGCAAAGAAGGCTGTGGAAACTCTCAACGGACGTTTACTTG GTCCGAAGAAGCTGTTTGTTGGAAGGGCTCTGAGAAAAGCTGAAAGGTTGGAGATGCTGAAACAAGAGCATAAAGGCAACTTTGTTGCCAAGTTTAATGTTGGGTGGCCTAAGCTGTACGTGAAGAACTTGAATGGATCAATGGACGAAACAAGGCTGCGAGACATATTTGGAAGATTTGGGAAGATAGTCTCAGCAAAAGTGGTTCGTGATGAAAATGGCAAAAGTAAAGGATTCGGCTTTGTGGGTTTCTCTACCCTTGACGAGTCCAAACATGCTAAAAGAGAGCTCCACG GTTTTTTAGTTGATGGAAAGTCACTTGTTGTTCGAGTTGCTGAACGCAAGGAGGATCGGTTCAAGAGGATGCAGCAATATCATCGAGTACGAGCTCACATGCAAGCTCCTCCTGTACCTGCACCAGTTCAGCCAGTCCCACCGCAATATTATGGAGTGCAGCCACGCAATTACACTCAAGCTCTTCCTGTCCCTTCACAAGCTCAGCCAGTCCCACCGTCTATGAGCAGCCCATATGGTTATTTGCCGCAGCCATTCCATATTGGAGCATACTATTACCCTATGGCCACTCAGTTACCACAGATGATGAGTCACCGAAACATGACTGCCTAC GTTCCCGCTGGTCAAGCTCATCTAAAGGAGAAAAGAACAGTTCAACTAGTCTACAAACGCCCG GGTTACAACACCTTAGCCAAGAGTGGTGCGAAACAGAAACTGGTCTTTAAGGGGCAGGGTGACAAAACTGTAGAGGCAGGGACTTGCTCTACCAAAGCGAAGACATCTGCTGAAAAACGTAAAGAAGTATCATCGCATTTGATGGCAATGTTGACACCAAATAGGAATGCTGCTTCAGAGAGCTTAGCACCACTTAAAGTTGCTTAA
- the LOC108857342 gene encoding GDSL esterase/lipase APG: MDHRMKSCLLLLLISFQISFAQDAPTTLFPAIMTFGDSVVDVGNNNYLPTLFRADYPPYGRDFAGHKPTGRFCNGKLATDITAETLGFTKYPPAYLSPEATGKNLLIGANFASAASGYDDKAALLNHAIPLYQQVEYFKEYKSKLIKVAGSKQSDTIIKGALYLLSAGSSDFVQNYYVNPLLNKVYTPDQYGSMLLDNFSTFIKQVYAVGARKIGVTSLPPTGCLPAARTLFGFHEKGCVSRLNTDAQQFNKKLNAAASKLQKQYSGLKIVVFDIFTPLYDLVQSPAKSGFTEATKGCCGTGTVETTSLLCNPKSYGTCSNATQYVFWDSVHPSEAANEILATSLIGQGFTLIG, encoded by the exons ATGGATCACCGCATGAAGTCGTGTTTACTTCTTCTCTTGATCTCTTTTCAGATTTCATTTGCTCAAGATGCTCCAACGACTCTTTTTCCTGCAATCATGACATTTGGTGACTCTGTGGTCGATGTCGGAAACAACAACTATCTTCCTACCCTTTTCAGAGCCGACTACCCTCCTTATGGCCGTGATTTTGCTGGCCACAAACCCACAGGCCGCTTCTGCAACGGCAAATTAGCCACTGATATTACCG CTGAGACACTAGGGTTCACTAAATACCCACCAGCTTATCTAAGCCCCGAAGCCACAGGCAAGAACCTTCTCATTGGTGCTAATTTCGCTTCTGCAGCTTCAGGTTACGATGACAAAGCCGCTCTTCTCAAT CATGCGATTCCATTGTATCAGCAAGTTGAGTACTTCAAGGAGTACAAGAGCAAGCTCATAAAAGTTGCAGGAAGCAAACAATCTGATACGATCATTAAGGGAGCACTCTATCTCTTAAGTGCAGGAAGCAGTGACTTTGTTCAAAATTATTATGTGAATCCTCTTCTTAACAAAGTCTACACTCCTGATCAGTACGGCTCTATGCTTCTTGATAACTTCTCTACATTTATCAAG CAAGTGTATGCGGTTGGGGCAAGGAAGATCGGTGTGACTTCTCTGCCACCAACGGGATGTCTTCCAGCTGCAAGAACCCTATTCGGATTCCATGAAAAAGGTTGTGTTTCAAGACTCAATACAGATGCTCAGCAATTCAACAAGAAGCTTAACGCAGCTGCTTCAAAGCTCCAAAAGCAATACTCTGGTCTAAAGATTGTTGTCTTTGACATCTTCACCCCACTCTATGATCTTGTTCAGTCCCCTGCTAAATCTG GATTCACGGAAGCAACAAAAGGATGTTGTGGAACAGGAACGGTCGAGACAACTTCGCTCTTGTGCAATCCGAAATCGTACGGGACATGCTCCAATGCCACTCAGTATGTTTTCTGGGACAGTGTTCATCCCTCCGAAGCTGCCAATGAGATTCTCGCCACTTCTTTGATTGGACAGGGCTTCACTCTCATCGGTTGA
- the LOC108860340 gene encoding histidine-containing phosphotransfer protein 4 isoform X2 has protein sequence MQRQVALIKKSLFDQGYLDEQFMELEELQDDANPNFVEEVATLYFKDSIRLINSIDQALERGSFDFNRLDNYMHQFKGSSTRCLRIFQQVKKEHATLRKKLEHYFQLARQAGPKETARRSK, from the exons ATGCAGAGGCAAGTGGCACTCATTAAGAAATCCCTCTTTGATCAG GGATATCTCGACGAACAGTTCATGGAGTTAGAAGAGCTCCAAGATGATGCAAACCCTAATTTTGTTGAAGAAGTTGCCACATTATATTTCAAAGATTCAATTAGATTAATCAATAGCATTGACCAAGCTCT GGAAAGAGGATCATTTGATTTCAATCGGCTGGATAACTACATGCATCAGTTTAAGGGCAGTAGCACTAG ATGCTTGAGGATTTTCCAGCAAGTGAAAAAAGAGCACGCAACGTTGAGAAAGAAGCTTGAACATTATTTCCAG TTGGCAAGACAGGCGGGGCCTAAGGAGACAGCACGTAGGTCcaagtaa